In Macaca fascicularis isolate 582-1 chromosome X, T2T-MFA8v1.1, one DNA window encodes the following:
- the PAGE2B gene encoding putative G antigen family E member 3 isoform X5, with product MSEHVRTRSQSSERGNDQESSQPVESVIVQQPTEEKRQEEEAPTENQGIAPSGEIENEGAPAVQGPDVEAFQQELALLKIEDEPGDGPDVREGTLPTFDPTKVLEAGDAQP from the exons ATGAGTGAGCATGTAAGAACAAGATCCCAATCCTCAGAAAGAGGAAATGACCAAGAGTCTTCCCAGCCGGTTGAATCTGTGATT GTCCAGCAGCCCACTGAGGAAAAACGTCAAGAAGAGGAAGCACCAACTGAAAATCAGGGTATTGCACCTAGTGGGGAGATCGAAAATGAAGGAGCACCTGCTGTTCAAG GGCCTGACGTGGAAGCTTTTCAACAGGAACTGGCTCTGCTTAAGATAGAGGATGAGCCTGGAGATGGTCCTGATGTCAGGGAGGGGACTCTGCCCACTTTTGATCCCACTAAAGTGCTGGAAGCAG gTGATGCGCAACCATAG
- the LOC102142852 gene encoding putative G antigen family E member 3 has product MSELVRTRSQSSERGNDKESSQPVGSVIVQQPTEEKRQEAAAPSENQGIAPSGEIENEGAPAVQGPDVEAFQQALALLKIEDDPGDGPDVREGTLPTFDPTKVLEAGDAQR; this is encoded by the exons ATGAGTGAGCTTGTAAGAACAAGATCCCAATCCTCAGAAAGAGGAAATGACAAAGAGTCTTCCCAACCAGTTGGATCTGTGATT GTCCAGCAGCCCACTGAGGAAAAACGTCAAGAAGCAGCAGCACCATCTGAAAATCAGGGTATTGCACCTAGTGGGGAGATCGAAAATGAAGGAGCACCTGCTGTTCAAG GGCCTGATGTGGAAGCTTTTCAACAGGCACTGGCTCTGCTTAAGATAGAGGATGATCCTGGAGATGGTCCTGATGTCAGGGAGGGGACTCTGCCCACTTTTGATCCCACTAAAGTGCTGGAAGCAG GTGATGCTCAACGATAG
- the PAGE2B gene encoding putative G antigen family E member 3 isoform X1, with translation MSEHVRTRSQSSERGNDQESSQPVESVIVQQPTEEKRQEEEAPTENQGIAPSGEIENEGAPAVQGPDVEAFQQELALLKIEDEPGDGPDVREGTLPTFDPTKVLEAVGNMSEHVRTRSQSSERGNDQESSQPVESVIVQQPTEEKRQEEEAPTENQGIAPSGEIENEGAPAVQGPDVEAFQQALALLKIEDEPGDGPDVREETLPTFDPTKVLEAGDAQR, from the exons ATGAGTGAGCATGTAAGAACAAGATCCCAATCCTCAGAAAGAGGAAATGACCAAGAGTCTTCCCAGCCGGTTGAATCTGTGATT GTCCAGCAGCCCACTGAGGAAAAACGTCAAGAAGAGGAAGCACCAACTGAAAATCAGGGTATTGCACCTAGTGGGGAGATCGAAAATGAAGGAGCACCTGCTGTTCAAG GGCCTGACGTGGAAGCTTTTCAACAGGAACTGGCTCTGCTTAAGATAGAGGATGAGCCTGGAGATGGTCCTGATGTCAGGGAGGGGACTCTGCCCACTTTTGATCCCACTAAAGTGCTGGAAGCAG TGGGAAATATGAGTGAGCATGTAAGAACAAGATCCCAATCCTCAGAAAGAGGAAATGACCAAGAGTCTTCCCAGCCGGTTGAATCTGTGATT GTCCAGCAGCCCACTGAGGAAAAACGTCAAGAAGAGGAAGCACCAACTGAAAATCAGGGTATTGCACCTAGTGGGGAGATCGAAAATGAAGGAGCACCTGCTGTTCAAG GGCCTGACGTGGAAGCTTTTCAACAGGCACTGGCTCTGCTTAAGATAGAGGATGAGCCTGGAGATGGTCCTGATGTCAGGGAGGAGACTCTGCCCACTTTTGATCCCACTAAAGTGCTGGAAGCAG GTGATGCGCAACGATAG
- the PAGE2B gene encoding putative G antigen family E member 3 isoform X4 gives MSEHVRTRSQSSERGNDQESSQPVESVIVQQPTEEKRQEEEAPTENQGIAPSGEIENEGAPAVQGPDVEAFQQALALLKIEDEPGDGPDVREETLPTFDPTKVLEAGDAQR, from the exons ATGAGTGAGCATGTAAGAACAAGATCCCAATCCTCAGAAAGAGGAAATGACCAAGAGTCTTCCCAGCCGGTTGAATCTGTGATT GTCCAGCAGCCCACTGAGGAAAAACGTCAAGAAGAGGAAGCACCAACTGAAAATCAGGGTATTGCACCTAGTGGGGAGATCGAAAATGAAGGAGCACCTGCTGTTCAAG GGCCTGACGTGGAAGCTTTTCAACAGGCACTGGCTCTGCTTAAGATAGAGGATGAGCCTGGAGATGGTCCTGATGTCAGGGAGGAGACTCTGCCCACTTTTGATCCCACTAAAGTGCTGGAAGCAG GTGATGCGCAACGATAG